A stretch of Microbacterium sp. 4R-513 DNA encodes these proteins:
- a CDS encoding NADH:flavin oxidoreductase/NADH oxidase, whose amino-acid sequence MTSTLFTPLTIRGLEVRNRLWVAPMCQYSAVDGVPQEWHHTHLAQFASGGAGIVFAEATGVSPEGRISPEDTGIWNDEQVDAWRPIVSAIAARGAVPALQLAHAGRKASTWSPFSHRRGTVSASEGGWQTVAPSAVAFEGFDEPVALDQAGIDKVVDDFAAATRRALDAGFELLEIHAAHGYLLHQFLSPLSNRRTDEYGGSLENRARLLLRVVDAVRDAAPDVPLFVRFSGTDWAEAGWTVEETATVAGWAAERGVDFFDISSGGLVAHQRIVPGPGYQVHLARHVREAAGVPVSAVGLIDSGKQAEEILRRGDADAIMSAREWLRDPHFALRAAGEVGADIDYWPKQYVRARPHR is encoded by the coding sequence ATGACCTCCACCCTGTTCACCCCTCTGACGATCCGCGGGCTCGAGGTGCGCAACCGGCTCTGGGTCGCGCCGATGTGCCAGTACAGCGCCGTCGACGGGGTTCCGCAGGAGTGGCACCACACCCACCTCGCCCAGTTCGCATCGGGCGGAGCGGGCATCGTGTTCGCCGAGGCCACCGGCGTCTCGCCCGAGGGGCGCATCTCGCCGGAGGACACCGGCATCTGGAACGACGAACAGGTGGATGCCTGGAGGCCCATCGTCTCGGCCATCGCCGCGCGCGGTGCCGTCCCCGCCCTGCAGCTCGCGCACGCGGGCCGGAAGGCCTCGACGTGGTCGCCGTTCTCGCACCGTCGCGGCACCGTCTCCGCGTCGGAGGGCGGCTGGCAGACCGTCGCTCCGTCGGCCGTCGCGTTCGAGGGCTTCGACGAGCCGGTCGCACTCGACCAGGCGGGGATCGACAAGGTCGTCGACGACTTCGCCGCCGCGACCCGTCGCGCACTCGACGCCGGGTTCGAGCTGCTCGAGATCCACGCGGCCCACGGCTATCTGCTGCACCAGTTCCTCTCGCCCCTCTCGAACCGGCGCACCGACGAGTACGGCGGCTCGCTCGAGAACCGCGCGCGCCTGCTCCTGCGCGTCGTCGACGCGGTTCGGGATGCCGCGCCCGACGTCCCCCTGTTCGTGCGGTTCTCCGGGACCGACTGGGCAGAGGCCGGCTGGACCGTAGAGGAGACCGCGACGGTCGCCGGCTGGGCGGCGGAGCGGGGCGTCGACTTCTTCGACATCTCGAGCGGTGGCCTGGTCGCGCACCAGCGGATCGTCCCCGGCCCCGGGTATCAGGTGCACCTCGCGCGCCACGTCCGCGAGGCGGCCGGCGTTCCGGTGAGCGCGGTCGGCCTCATCGACTCCGGGAAGCAGGCGGAGGAGATCCTCCGCCGCGGCGACGCCGATGCGATCATGTCGGCGCGCGAGTGGCTCCGCGATCCGCACTTCGCACTGCGGGCCGCCGGCGAGGTCGGCGCGGACATCGACTACTGGCCGAAGCAGTACGTCCGGGCCCGCCCCCACCGCTGA
- a CDS encoding hemolysin family protein, with protein MSDWAGIAWLFVLLVANAFFVGAEFAVISARRSQIEPLAEKGSRSAKTALYAMEHATLMLATSQLGITICSLLILNVSEPAIHHLLAEPLGLTGLGEATVDIIAFIVALVLVSYLHVVFGEMVPKNLAFSVPDRAVLMLATPLVWVSKVFHPVIVSLNWLSNSVLRLFRVEPKDEAASTFTLDEVATIVNQSRIEGVLDDTAGTVAAAVEFTDKKAKDIAVPLVDLVTLPEQTTADEIERAVSKHGFSRYVIVGGDGVPVGYVHLKDVLRAAEGPDAAADVVRPLPAKRIHHMVPVLETTDLEDALALMRRAGRHLAQVRNTSGETTAVLFLEDIIEELIGEIQDATRRRR; from the coding sequence ATGAGCGATTGGGCAGGCATCGCCTGGCTGTTCGTGCTCCTCGTCGCGAACGCCTTCTTCGTCGGCGCCGAGTTCGCCGTCATCTCGGCCCGCCGCTCGCAGATCGAGCCGCTCGCTGAGAAGGGCTCGCGCTCGGCCAAGACCGCGCTCTACGCGATGGAGCACGCGACGCTCATGCTCGCGACGTCGCAGCTCGGCATCACGATCTGCTCGCTGCTGATCCTGAACGTCTCGGAGCCGGCGATCCACCACCTGCTGGCCGAGCCGCTCGGCCTCACGGGCCTCGGCGAGGCGACGGTCGACATCATCGCCTTCATCGTCGCGCTCGTGCTCGTGTCGTACCTTCACGTCGTCTTCGGCGAGATGGTGCCGAAGAACCTCGCGTTCTCGGTCCCCGATCGCGCCGTGCTGATGCTCGCGACCCCCCTCGTGTGGGTGTCGAAGGTCTTCCACCCCGTCATCGTGTCGCTGAACTGGCTCTCGAACAGCGTGCTGCGGCTCTTCCGCGTCGAGCCGAAGGACGAGGCCGCCTCGACGTTCACGCTCGACGAGGTCGCCACGATCGTGAACCAGTCGCGGATCGAGGGGGTGCTCGACGACACGGCGGGCACCGTCGCGGCCGCCGTGGAGTTCACCGACAAGAAGGCCAAGGACATCGCGGTGCCGCTCGTCGACCTCGTCACGCTCCCCGAGCAGACGACCGCCGACGAGATCGAGCGCGCCGTGTCGAAGCACGGCTTCTCGCGCTACGTCATCGTCGGTGGCGACGGGGTGCCGGTCGGGTACGTGCACCTCAAGGACGTGCTGCGCGCGGCCGAGGGACCGGATGCCGCGGCCGACGTCGTGCGCCCGCTCCCGGCCAAGCGCATCCACCACATGGTGCCGGTGCTCGAGACGACCGACCTCGAGGATGCGCTCGCGCTGATGCGCCGCGCCGGTCGTCACCTCGCTCAGGTGCGCAACACCTCGGGCGAGACGACGGCCGTGCTGTTCCTCGAGGACATCATCGAGGAGCTCATCGGCGAGATCCAGGACGCGACCCGCCGCCGGCGCTGA
- a CDS encoding hemolysin family protein, with the protein MEYVMLGVGLLLTVGTGLFVASEFALVNLDRADLEARRDRGESRLSLTISALKITSTHLSSAQLGITLTTLLTGYTMEPAISSLLAPVFTAWGLPSGLVGPISVFIGIAIATILSMILGELVPKNFALALPRQTAKLVMPFQVAFTTVFRPAIVVLNGSANGVLRAVGVEPKEELSGARTAEELSSLVRRSASAGVLEEDTASLLDRSLTFARLTTADVMTPRPSIHALQAGDSAEEAIQLARRTGHSRFPVYDDSMDDIVGIVHLKAAVGVPRDRRTDVPVAALATEPLRVPEAVHLDVLVAELRARGYQMAVVVDEYGGTAGVVTLEDLVEEIVGEVLDEHDRRRAGIVRLDGDVLFPGELRPDELLDRTGIRVPEGEVYDTVGGYLMSVLERIPTVGDQVEVEDGTLAVQRMDGRRVDRVRFTPKPMPSTDDERGDR; encoded by the coding sequence ATGGAGTACGTCATGCTGGGCGTGGGGCTCCTGCTCACCGTGGGGACCGGACTCTTCGTCGCGAGCGAGTTCGCCCTCGTCAATCTCGATCGAGCCGACCTCGAGGCGCGGCGCGACCGCGGCGAATCCCGCCTCTCCCTGACGATCAGCGCGCTGAAGATCACCTCGACGCATCTGTCCAGCGCGCAGCTCGGGATTACGCTCACCACGCTCCTGACGGGCTACACGATGGAGCCCGCGATCTCGAGCCTGCTCGCGCCGGTCTTCACGGCGTGGGGCCTTCCCTCCGGCCTCGTCGGACCGATCTCGGTGTTCATCGGCATCGCGATCGCGACGATCCTGTCGATGATCCTCGGTGAGCTCGTGCCGAAGAACTTCGCCCTCGCGCTCCCGCGTCAGACCGCGAAGCTCGTGATGCCCTTCCAGGTCGCGTTCACGACGGTGTTCCGCCCGGCCATCGTCGTCCTCAACGGCAGCGCCAACGGCGTGCTCCGCGCCGTCGGGGTCGAGCCGAAGGAGGAGCTCTCCGGCGCGCGCACCGCCGAGGAGCTCTCGAGCCTCGTCCGCCGCTCGGCCAGCGCCGGCGTCCTCGAGGAGGACACCGCGTCGCTCCTCGACCGCAGCCTCACCTTCGCCCGGCTGACGACGGCCGACGTCATGACGCCGCGCCCCAGCATCCATGCCCTGCAGGCGGGCGACTCCGCTGAAGAGGCGATCCAGCTCGCCCGGCGCACGGGGCACAGCCGGTTCCCGGTCTACGACGACTCGATGGACGACATCGTCGGCATCGTGCACCTGAAGGCCGCCGTCGGCGTGCCGCGCGATCGTCGCACCGACGTGCCCGTCGCCGCGCTCGCGACCGAGCCCCTGCGCGTCCCCGAGGCGGTTCACCTCGACGTCCTCGTCGCGGAGCTGCGCGCGCGCGGCTACCAGATGGCCGTCGTCGTCGACGAGTACGGCGGGACGGCGGGCGTCGTCACGCTGGAAGACCTCGTCGAGGAGATCGTCGGCGAAGTGCTCGATGAGCACGATCGCCGCCGCGCCGGGATCGTCCGCCTCGACGGCGACGTGCTGTTCCCCGGCGAGCTGCGCCCCGACGAGCTGCTCGACCGCACGGGCATCCGCGTTCCCGAGGGCGAGGTCTACGACACCGTGGGCGGCTACCTCATGAGCGTGCTCGAGCGCATCCCCACGGTCGGCGACCAGGTCGAGGTCGAGGACGGCACCCTCGCGGTGCAGCGCATGGACGGCCGCCGCGTCGACCGGGTGAGGTTCACGCCGAAGCCGATGCCGTCGACCGACGACGAGAGGGGTGACCGATGA
- a CDS encoding YihY/virulence factor BrkB family protein: MSTTDEQRKTDEEQIPDPENPAKPDSLREIDKRSWKYVVKKTLREFSDDQCTDIAAGLTYFAVLALFPALIAVFSILGVIGQGESAAEAITGIIQSFAPDAADALDGPLSDIANSPGAGFALISGIVLAIWAASGYVGAFSRAMNRIYEIEEGRPFWKLKPAQLLVTVIGIVMIAIAAIILVVSGPVADAVGSALGLGDVATTVWSILKWPVLAFIVVLMVAILYYATPNAKQPKFRWISLGSLLAILVLTLATVAFGIYVTNFSNYDRTYGSLAGIVIFLLWLYIANLALLFGAEFDAELERGRQLQGGLPAEETLQLPPRDDRKIKKAEKKDKEELEEARSIREEHSDDDENASRSGSRDSSRDDANRPTS; the protein is encoded by the coding sequence ATGAGCACGACGGACGAGCAGCGCAAGACCGACGAGGAGCAGATCCCTGACCCCGAGAACCCGGCGAAGCCGGACTCCCTCCGCGAGATCGACAAGCGATCGTGGAAGTACGTCGTCAAGAAGACACTGCGCGAGTTCTCCGACGACCAGTGCACCGACATCGCAGCCGGGCTCACGTACTTCGCGGTGCTCGCGCTCTTCCCCGCGCTGATCGCCGTGTTCTCGATCCTCGGCGTGATCGGTCAGGGCGAGTCGGCAGCCGAGGCGATCACGGGGATCATCCAGAGCTTCGCTCCGGACGCCGCCGACGCCCTCGACGGCCCGCTCAGCGACATCGCCAACTCGCCCGGCGCCGGCTTCGCCCTCATCTCGGGCATCGTGCTGGCGATCTGGGCCGCGTCCGGCTACGTCGGGGCGTTCAGCCGGGCCATGAACCGCATCTACGAGATCGAGGAGGGTCGCCCCTTCTGGAAGCTGAAGCCGGCACAGCTGCTCGTGACCGTGATCGGCATCGTGATGATCGCGATCGCCGCCATCATCCTCGTCGTCTCGGGCCCCGTCGCCGACGCGGTCGGCTCAGCGCTCGGTCTCGGGGATGTCGCGACCACGGTCTGGTCGATCCTGAAGTGGCCGGTGCTGGCATTCATCGTCGTGCTGATGGTCGCGATCCTGTACTACGCGACTCCGAACGCCAAGCAGCCGAAGTTCCGCTGGATCAGCCTGGGCTCGCTTCTCGCGATCCTCGTGCTCACGCTCGCGACGGTCGCCTTCGGCATCTACGTCACGAACTTCTCGAACTACGACCGCACGTACGGGTCGCTCGCCGGGATCGTGATCTTCCTGCTCTGGCTCTACATCGCCAACCTCGCCCTCCTCTTCGGCGCCGAGTTCGACGCCGAGCTGGAGCGCGGCCGACAGCTGCAGGGCGGGCTGCCCGCCGAGGAGACGCTTCAGCTGCCGCCGCGGGACGACCGCAAGATCAAGAAGGCGGAGAAGAAGGACAAGGAGGAGCTCGAGGAGGCGCGCAGCATCCGCGAGGAGCACTCCGACGACGACGAGAACGCGTCGCGTAGCGGCTCGCGTGACAGCTCGCGTGACGATGCGAACCGGCCTACCAGCTGA